A single Xiphias gladius isolate SHS-SW01 ecotype Sanya breed wild chromosome 22, ASM1685928v1, whole genome shotgun sequence DNA region contains:
- the LOC120783786 gene encoding chemokine-like receptor 1: MEMTTTPFYHNDTRNVSGIHFTDEYAELKKSLHIMSLIVYCLAFVLGVFGNGVVIWVTGFKMKKTVNTVWFLNLAVADFLFTAFLPLGVTYTAMDFHWPFGNFICKLNSTISFLNMFASVYILVVISVDRCVSVMWPVWARNHRSVRKASCVSLGVWVLALILSAPYFIFKDNGPSFQNEDIINCFNNFALSDDFETPSVNQLRQFRHQAMTITRFLLGFVVPFTVIVSSYAVIIHRLRRNRTLASQSNRPFKIIAAVITTFFLCWAPYHIICLIELVNHTANHSSKTLDHVITIGVPITSSLAFLNSCLNPLLYVFMGQDFKDEVRLSILNVLETAFQEEETRSQTDTKSVDTSQINDKSALNTEV; encoded by the coding sequence ATGGAAATGACCACTACCCCTTTCTATCACAACGATACAAGAAATGTATCAGGAATACATTTCACTGATGAGTATGCTGAGCTGAAAAAGTCTCTCCACATCATGTCTCTCATTGTTTACTGCCTGGCCTTCGTTCTCGGTGTGTTCGGGAATGGAGTGGTTATCTGGGTGACCGGGttcaagatgaagaaaacagttAACACAGTTTGGTTCCTCAACCTTGCTGTGGCCGACTTCCTCTTCACAGCATTCCTGCCCCTGGGTGTGACATACACAGCCATGGATTTCCACTGGCCTTTCGGCAACTTCATATGCAAACTGAACAGCACTATAAGCTTTCTGAACATGTTTGCCAGTGTCTACATCCTGGTGGTGATCAGTGTggacagatgtgtgtctgtgatgtggCCCGTCTGGGCCCGGAACCACCGAAGTGTACGCAAGGCATCCTGTGTGAGTCTGGGTGTTTGGGTACTGGCTCTGATTCTCAGCGCTCCATACTTCATCTTCAAGGACAATGGGccatcatttcaaaatgaagacATCATCAACTGCTTCAACAATTTTGCTCTTTCAGATGATTTTGAAACACCTTCTGTGAATCAGCTGCGACAGTTTCGTCATCAGGCCATGACCATCACCCGCTTCCTCCTGGGATTTGTTGTCCCCTTCACTGTCATTGTGTCCTCCTATGCTGTGATAATCCATCGTCTCAGAAGGAACCGCACCCTGGCCAGCCAGTCAAATCGCCCCTTTAAGATCATTGCTGCCGTTATCACCACCTTTTTCCTGTGCTGGGCTCCTTATCACATCATTTGTCTGATTGAGCTGGTTAATCACACGGCAAATCATTCAAGTAAGACATTAGACCATGTCATCACTATCGGTGTCCCTATTACCTCCAGCCTGGCCTTTCTCAACAGTTGCCTGAACCCGCTGCTGTATGTGTTCATGGGCCAAGATTTCAAGGATGAAGTCCGATTATCCATCCTGAATGTATTGGAAACAGCCTTCCAGGAAGAGGAGACACGCTCTCAAACTGACACAAAGTCGGTGGACACCAGTCAGATCAATGACAAGTCAGCTCTTAATACTGAAGTATAG
- the fpr1 gene encoding chemokine-like receptor 1 codes for MMEQMTATPFYIMNTTDVSGRNGTLYDDDEEYDYKDEHAELRQSLNIMSLIVYCLAFVLGVFGNGVVIWVTGFKMKKTVNTVWFLNLAVADFLFTAFLPLGVTYTAMDFHWPFGNFMCKLNSTISFLNMFASVYILVVISVDRCVSVVWPVWAQNHRSVRKASCVSLGVWVLALILSAPYFIFKDTGPSFQNEDIINCFNNFALSDDFETPSVNQLRQFRHQAMTITRFLLGFVVPFTVIVSCYAVIIHRLRRNRTLASQSSRPFKIIAAVITTFFLCWAPYHIMGLIELVNHTANHSSETLDHVITIGVPITTSLAFLNSCLNPLLYVFMGQDFKDKVRKSILNVLETAFQEEETRSQTDTNSVDTSQINDKSALNTEV; via the coding sequence ATGATGGAGCAAATGACCGCTACCCCTTTCTATATCATGAATACAACAGATGTCAGTGGAAGAAATGGTACTTTGTATGACGACGACGAAGAGTATGACTACAAGGATGAGCACGCTGAGCTTAGGCAGTCTCTTAACATCATGTCTCTCATTGTTTACTGCCTGGCCTTCGTTCTCGGTGTGTTCGGGAATGGAGTGGTTATCTGGGTGACCGGGttcaagatgaagaaaacagttAACACAGTTTGGTTCCTCAACCTTGCTGTGGCCGACTTCCTCTTCACAGCATTCCTGCCCCTGGGTGTGACATACACAGCCATGGATTTCCACTGGCCTTTCGGCAACTTCATGTGCAAACTGAACAGCACTATAAGCTTTCTAAACATGTTTGCCAGTGTCTACATCCTGGTGGTGATCAGTGTggacagatgtgtgtctgtggtgtggcCCGTCTGGGCCCAGAACCACCGAAGTGTACGCAAGGCATCCTGTGTGAGTCTGGGTGTTTGGGTACTGGCTCTGATTCTCAGCGCTCCATACTTCATCTTCAAGGACACTGGGCCgtcatttcaaaatgaagacATCATCAACTGCTTCAACAATTTTGCTCTTTCAGATGATTTTGAAACACCTTCTGTGAATCAGCTGCGACAGTTTCGTCATCAGGCCATGACCATCACCCGCTTCCTCCTGGGATTTGTTGTCCCCTTCACTGTCATTGTGTCCTGTTATGCTGTGATAATCCATCGTCTCAGAAGGAACCGCACCCTGGCCAGCCAGTCAAGTCGCCCCTTTAAGATCATTGCTGCCGTTATCACCACATTTTTCCTGTGCTGGGCTCCTTATCACATCATGGGTCTGATTGAGCTGGTTAATCACACGGCAAATCATTCAAGTGAGACATTAGACCATGTCATCACTATCGGTGTCCCTATTACCACCAGCCTGGCCTTTCTCAACAGTTGCCTGAACCCGCTGCTGTATGTGTTCATGGGCCAAGATTTCAAGGATAAAGTCCGCAAATCCATCCTGAATGTATTGGAGACAGCCTTCCAGGAAGAGGAGACACGCTCTCAAACTGACACAAACTCAGTGGACACCAGTCAGATCAATGACAAGTCAGCTCTTAATACTGAAGTATAG
- the LOC120783791 gene encoding trypsin-3-like, which yields MKLFLLLTLFGGAVALEADDKIVGGYECPKNPVPYQVSLFTGYNFCGGTLLSDEWVLSAAHCKPKSNVEVRLGEHDIWEPEGTEQHIMSAKFISHPDYNSRTQDSDIMLIKLSRPATLNSFVHPAVLPSKCASEGTMCQISGWGSLRPSNEGSRYPDKLQCLDAPLLSDDTCFNAYPFQITENMICAGYMEGGKDSCQGDSGGPMMCGGELQGVVSWGHGCALRKKPGVYTKVCNYTSWIKNTMRSG from the exons ATGAAGCTTTTCCTTCTTCTGACTCTCTTTGGAGGGGCAG TTGCCCTGGAGGCAGACGACAAGATTGTTGGAGGGTATGAGTGCCCGAAAAACCCTGTGCCCTACCAAGTGTCTCTCTTCACTGGGTACAACTTCTGCGGTGGGACTCTTCTGTCTGATGAGTGGGTGCTCTCTGCTGCACACTGCAAACCGAA GTCAAATGTAGAAGTTCGGCTGGGAGAGCACGACATCTGGGAACCTGAGGGGACTGAACAACACATTATGTCGGCCAAGTTCATTAGCCACCCTGACTACAACTCCCGCACACAGGACAGTGATATCATGCTTATCAAACTGAGCCGACCTGCCACTCTGAACAGCTTTGTGCACCCTGCAGTTCTTCCTTCAAAGTGTGCCAGTGAAGGAACAATGTGCCAGATCTCTGGATGGGGGAGTCTTCGTCCCAGCAATGAGGGCT CGAGGTACCCTGATAAGTTACAGTGCCTGGATGCCCCGCTCCTGAGTGATGACACATGCTTTAATGCATATCCTTTCCAAATCACTGAAAACATGATCTGTGCCGGCTacatggagggagggaaggactCCTGTCAG GGTGACTCCGGGGGACCCATGATGTGTGGCGGAGAGCTCCAGGGAGTCGTGTCTTGGGGACATGGTTGTGCTCTGAGAAAGAAGCCGGGGGTGTACACAAAAGTGTGCAACTACACTTCCTGGATCAAGAACACAATGAGATCTGGCTGA
- the has1 gene encoding hyaluronan synthase 1: MPRTSKARGTDIRNTMELKPLLKKLGSVIRAVLTFFFALLILGVMVWAYVEGFQLVTSMYGIISFGFYGLLLSLHVLVQNFFAFIEHRRMRALTDPCTFAKTIGFTISAYQEDPAYLRECLISIRALKYPPELLRIIMVVDGNSDDDRYMMDMFREVFLDQDPGCYVWRNNYHTWDPTQAQQDVEMATATGPGEGDDYVIGEDPQRKEVERLIQSKRCVCIMQKWGGKREVMYTAFKALGSSVDYIQVCDSDTKLDPLATVELCKVLESNPKYGAVGGDVMILNLKDSYISFMSSLRYWMAFNIERSCQSFFNCVSCISGPLGLYRNDLLQQFLESWYNQTFLGTHCTFGDDRHLTNRMLSMGYATKYTARSKCYTETPAQFLRWLNQQTRWTKSYFREWLYNAMWWHKHHLWMTYESIISGIFPFFVTATIIQLFWTGTLWDILWILCCIQLIGLVKACYACILRRDMVMVFMSLYSALYMTSLLPAKYFAIITMNKSSWGTSGRRKMVGNYIPLLPLSIWAAILLGGLGYTVYKESQLDWLTPAKILETKYLIFGCAAYTCYWLLMMFLYWVWFRRLCRKQAQKYTVSV, encoded by the exons ATGCCTCGCACATCTAAAGCCAGGGGAACTGACATCAG AAACACAATGGAGCTGAAACCTTTACTGAAGAAGCTGGGCTCAGTAATCCGCGCTGTCCTCACTTTCTTCTTTGCTCTGCTGATCCTGGGTGTGATGGTTTGGGCCTATGTTGAGGGTTTCCAACTAGTGACCTCCATGTATGGAATCATCTCCTTTGGCTTTTATGGACTACTCCTCTCTCTGCACGTGTTGGTCCAAAACTTCTTTGCCTTCATCGAACACCGGCGAATGAGAGCCCTCACAGACCCGTGCACCTTTGCCAAAACTATCGGCTTCACTATATCGGCTTACCAGGAGGACCCTGCCTATCTCAGAGAGTGCCTCATCTCCATCAGGGCTCTCAAGTATCCTCCTGAGCTGCTGCGCATCATCATGGTGGTAGACGGGAACTCAGACGATGACCGATATATGATGGACATGTTCAGAGAGGTTTTTCTGGACCAGGATCCTGGCTGTTATGTGTGGAGGAACAACTACCATACATGGGACCCCACCCAGGCCCAGCAGGATGTGGAAATGGCCACAGCAACGGGCCCAGGAGAGGGTGATGATTATGTTATAGGAGAGGATCCACAGCGAAAAGAGGTCGAACGCTTGATCCAGAGcaagaggtgtgtgtgcatcatgCAGAAATGGGGCGGCAAGCGGGAGGTGATGTACACAGCGTTTAAAGCCCTTGGATCATCAGTTGACTATATACAG GTGTGTGACTCAGACACTAAGCTGGACCCTCTGGCCACAGTGGAGCTGTGTAAGGTGCTGGAGAGTAACCCCAAGTATGGTGCTGTGGGAGGAGATGTGATGATCCTCAACCTGAAAGACTCATACATCAGCTTCATGAGCAGTTTGAGGTACTGGATGGCCTTCAACATCGAGAGGTCCTGCCAGTCCTTCTTCAACTGTGTGTCCTGCATAAGTGGGCCTCTGG GTCTGTACAGGAATGATCTCCTCCAGCAGTTTCTGGAGTCTTGGTACAATCAGACGTTTTTGGGAACTCACTGCACATTTGGTGACGACCGACATCTCACCAATCGAATGCTAAGCATGGGCTACGCCACAAA ATACACAGCCCGCTCCAAATGCTACACGGAGACACCTGCTCAGTTTCTGCGATGGCTCAACCAGCAGACTCGCTGGACAAAATCTTACTTCCGTGAGTGGCTCTACAATGCAATGTGGTGGCACAAGCACCACCTCTGGATGACCTATGAGTCCATCATCTCAGGTATTTTCCCCTTCTTTGTCACCGCCACCATTATCCAGCTGTTTTGGACCGGCACGCTGTGGGACATCCTCTGGATCCTGTGCTGCATCCAGCTGATTGGACTTGTGAAAGCCTGTTACGCCTGCATCCTGCGCAGAGACATGGTGATGGTGTTCATGTCCCTGTACTCAGCCCTGTACATGACCAGCCTGCTGCCTGCTAAGTATTTTGCCATTATCACCATGAACAAAAGCAGTTGGGGGACATCAGGGAGGCGTAAGATGGTAGGGAACTacatccccctcctccctctctcaatTTGGGCAGCCATTTTATTGGGTGGGCTTGGTTACACAGTCTACAAGGAGAGTCAACTGGACTGGTTAACTCCAGCCAAGATACTAGAAACTAAGTATCTAATCTTTGGCTGCGCGGCCTACACATGCTACTGGTTGCTTATGATGTTCCTCTACTGGGTATGGTTCCGCAGGTTATGCAGGAAACAGGCCCAAAAATACACAGTGAGTGTGTAG
- the LOC120783795 gene encoding sperm acrosome membrane-associated protein 6: protein MCTSALWLVCFSLLFTSSLSCYQCFVDVQDSLRLCWGHISTEHNIRNVDACFRKLERIFNNNEIVIEAGRVGKGYDKRLKELLDAEILPMVEEFDQKLNDDTVYEERLQTAADNFIAAASKLPRETRYLYQYLYQHISISLMPPSGFQSAGAVYNCITCQYDSCEFPLDCPVKEIKVMENSRSRIWCNVPFHLPDDIEVIWRFAEEVKTQQLDQFKEMTAGVDRLYSIPSASLQHQGTYLCEIYSGQRSILRQYYYLTVTPQVVAGHTELQEIFDLSLLSGGRLLPAPGGPPCCPLLTSPLLLTVCLTALLLMLFLSLGVLYRSLKPEKTSLSEEADRDEDLGF, encoded by the exons ATGTGCACATCTGCTTTGTGGCTCGTGTGTTTTAGCTTGCTGTTCACCTCCTCTCTAAGCTGCTATCAGTGCTTTGTTGATGTGCAAGACAGTCTTCGTCTGTGTTGGGGTCACATTTCGACGGAGCACAATATTAGAAATGTTGACGCCTGCTTCAGGAAGCTGGAGCGTATATTCAACAACAATGAGATAGTGATTGAGGCTGGCAGAGTAG GTAAAGGTTATGACAAGCGGCTGAAGGAACTTTTGGATGCAGAGATCCTGCCCATGGTAGAAGAATTTGACCAAAAGCTGAATGACG ACACAGTGTATGAGGAAAGGTTGCAGACAGCGGCGGACAATTTCATCGCAGCTGCCTCCAAACTGCCTAGAG AAACAAGATATCTTTATCAGTATCTGTATCAACATATCAGCATTAGTTTAATGCCTCCATCAGGTTTTCAGAGTGCAGGTGCAGTATACAACTGTATTACCTGCCAATATGACTCCTGTGAATTCCCTCTCGACTGTCCAG ttaaagaaattaaagtaaTGGAGAACAGCAGGAGCCGAATCTGGTGCAATGTGCCGTTTCACCTTCCAGACGACATCGAGGTAATCTGGAGGTTTGCAGAAGAG GTGAAAACCCAGCAGCTGGATCAGTTTAAAGAAATGACTGCAGGGGTGGACAGGCTCTATTCTATCCCTTCGGCCAGCTTGCAGCACCAGGGCACCTACCTGTGTGAGATTTACTCAGGCCAACGCTCCATTCTGAGACAATACTACTATCTCACAG TGACCCCCCAGGTTGTGGCAGGccacacagagctgcaggagATATTCGACCTGTCTCTGCTCTCAGGAGGGCGGTTACTCCCTGCGCCTGGTGGTCCTCCCTGCTGTCCTCTTCTCACTTCGCCACTGCTTCTCACAGTCTGTTTAACTGCATTGCTGCTGATGCTATTCCTCTCCCTggg ggTTCTGTATCGGTCATTAAAACCAGAGAAAACAAGTCTTTCAGAAGAAGCGGATAGAGATGAAGATTTAGGATTCTGA